A DNA window from Bacteroides cellulosilyticus contains the following coding sequences:
- a CDS encoding HipA family kinase codes for MELRTVNLTRYITPLREGGSLPALAEADDEFKYVVKFRGAGHGTKALISELIGGEVARVLGFRVPELVFLNLDEAFGRTEGDEEIQDLLQGSRGLNLGLHFLSGALTFDPVATKVDPDLASRIVWLDAYLTNIDRTFRNTNMLMWHKELWLIDQGASLYFHHSWENWEKHAVSPFAYIKNHVLLPEASRLEEADAALRILLTEEKIQEIVSLIPDDWLHWNDTHETPEEIRDIYLRFLTERRTHSEIFVKEAQNARKALI; via the coding sequence ATAGAGTTGCGAACAGTCAACCTTACCCGTTATATTACCCCTTTGCGTGAAGGCGGCTCATTGCCTGCGCTGGCAGAAGCTGACGACGAATTCAAGTACGTCGTGAAGTTTCGTGGTGCCGGTCACGGTACAAAGGCACTGATTTCCGAGTTGATTGGGGGAGAAGTTGCACGTGTGCTAGGATTCAGAGTGCCGGAACTGGTATTCCTGAACCTTGACGAAGCTTTCGGTCGTACCGAAGGAGATGAAGAAATACAGGATCTGTTGCAAGGCAGCCGTGGTCTGAACCTCGGACTGCATTTCTTGTCGGGAGCCCTGACCTTCGACCCCGTGGCAACCAAAGTAGATCCCGATCTGGCTTCCCGCATTGTCTGGCTGGATGCCTACCTCACGAATATAGACCGCACTTTCCGCAACACCAATATGCTGATGTGGCACAAGGAACTCTGGCTGATAGACCAGGGCGCTTCGCTCTACTTCCACCACTCATGGGAGAACTGGGAGAAGCATGCGGTAAGCCCTTTCGCCTATATCAAGAATCATGTATTGCTGCCCGAAGCGTCCCGGCTCGAAGAAGCCGATGCCGCCCTGCGCATCCTGCTGACTGAGGAAAAGATACAGGAAATCGTCTCACTCATTCCCGACGATTGGTTGCACTGGAACGATACCCATGAGACACCCGAAGAGATCAGAGACATCTACCTCCGCTTTCTGACCGAAAGACGAACCCATTCCGAAATATTTGTAAAAGAAGCGCAGAATGCAAGGAAAGCACTTATATGA
- a CDS encoding DUF488 domain-containing protein has translation MTQIKIKRVYEDPEPTDGYRVLVDRLWPRGMKKEHLKYDAWEKGITPSSELRKWFHENPIGNWEGFSAMYRKELETSEAVQDFLTKIKSYKTVTLLYASKEPVRNHARILQQFLETHLGES, from the coding sequence ATGACACAGATTAAAATCAAGCGAGTGTATGAAGACCCCGAACCTACAGACGGTTACCGTGTATTGGTAGACCGCCTCTGGCCCCGGGGCATGAAGAAAGAACATTTGAAATATGATGCCTGGGAAAAAGGAATCACCCCTTCATCCGAACTAAGAAAATGGTTCCATGAGAATCCCATAGGAAATTGGGAAGGCTTCTCAGCCATGTACCGTAAAGAACTGGAAACATCGGAGGCAGTACAGGATTTCCTCACAAAAATCAAATCCTATAAAACGGTTACTTTGCTATATGCATCCAAAGAGCCTGTCCGCAACCATGCCCGCATCCTGCAACAGTTTCTTGAAACACATCTTGGAGAATCGTGA
- a CDS encoding PorP/SprF family type IX secretion system membrane protein codes for MRYCFILKYTILLCLFLCMAEVRAQFDARFSQYWAVPGYYHPGWAGQTDNKLNIYGSYGMQLMGFTRAPRVMYFGADMPFTLFKKQQGAGVGFFNEAIGLFRNQRFWGQYAYQMKIRKGKLGIGLQVGMLNISFDPSDINLGDETDDEAFPTTAESGTAVDIGLGAYYSHPKFYAAFSAHHLTAPSISLGEKSQIKIHPIVYLTGGYNIQTRNPLISIQPSMQLQSDFISTRLDVTGRLFYTYRSKVLSGGLTYSPDTSVTFSFGLTVQGVTLGYAYECFTSKIGAASGSHDLMIRYALDLNVFKKSRNLHKSVRIL; via the coding sequence ATGAGATACTGTTTTATCTTGAAATATACAATCTTGCTGTGCCTCTTCCTCTGCATGGCAGAAGTACGGGCACAGTTTGACGCGCGCTTTAGTCAATACTGGGCGGTGCCGGGCTATTATCATCCCGGCTGGGCAGGACAGACGGATAATAAACTGAACATCTATGGTTCGTACGGCATGCAACTGATGGGCTTCACCCGTGCTCCGCGGGTGATGTATTTCGGTGCGGATATGCCTTTTACCCTGTTCAAGAAACAACAGGGTGCCGGTGTGGGCTTTTTTAATGAAGCTATCGGTCTGTTCCGCAACCAACGCTTCTGGGGGCAGTATGCCTATCAGATGAAAATCCGTAAAGGTAAGCTGGGCATTGGTTTGCAGGTAGGTATGCTAAACATTTCTTTTGACCCTTCCGATATTAATCTTGGTGATGAAACAGACGATGAGGCTTTCCCCACTACGGCAGAGAGCGGTACGGCCGTGGATATCGGCCTGGGAGCTTATTACTCACATCCCAAATTTTATGCAGCCTTTTCCGCCCATCACCTGACGGCTCCCAGCATCTCCCTGGGAGAAAAAAGCCAAATTAAAATACATCCTATCGTTTATTTGACAGGTGGATACAATATTCAGACACGTAATCCGTTAATTTCCATACAGCCCTCTATGCAGTTGCAAAGTGATTTTATTTCTACACGACTGGACGTGACGGGACGGTTGTTCTATACCTACCGCTCTAAAGTACTTAGCGGAGGACTGACGTATTCACCTGACACCTCGGTGACGTTCAGCTTCGGACTGACCGTGCAGGGCGTGACATTGGGATATGCTTATGAGTGCTTTACCTCGAAAATAGGTGCCGCAAGTGGTAGCCACGACCTGATGATAAGGTATGCATTGGACTTGAATGTATTTAAGAAAAGCCGGAACTTGCATAAGAGTGTACGGATTTTGTAA
- a CDS encoding formylglycine-generating enzyme family protein, with the protein MKKNKGMKVIHAWYGAALLLFGSLVSCMGTVGNSSMRGGEVIGASAVAWNEPAPYGMVLVKRGSVKMGPDKQDSLWGTIVPSREISVESFWMDDTEVTVAEYKQFVNWVRDSIIRERLADPAYGGNELYKIEEDREGNPIKPYLNWSKPIPWRRATEDEQMAIESVYKRHPIDGTLMLDAGQMNYYYEIYDYAEAAKRHNRLNPSERVKNTDIQVNPEEVVMITKDTAYIDDEGRIVNRTITRPLSSEWDFLNSYIVNIYPDTTCWVNDFPNANNEQYMRLYFNHPSYNEHPVVGVSWEQANAFCAWRTNYLLAGLRGQAKYIQRYRLPTEAEWEFAARGREDNKYPWKDSEETKDDRGCYNANYKPGKGNYTKDGNLISTRVGAYTPNSNGLYDMAGNVAEWTSTAYTESGVLQASDINPDIQYNAAPDDPYALKKKVVRGGSWKDVNAFIRSDARTAEYQNEQRSYVGFRCVRTQVGYNKKGK; encoded by the coding sequence ATGAAAAAGAATAAAGGAATGAAAGTGATTCATGCATGGTACGGGGCAGCGTTATTGTTGTTCGGTTCGCTGGTTTCGTGCATGGGGACGGTGGGCAACAGTTCCATGCGGGGCGGGGAGGTGATAGGCGCCAGTGCCGTGGCATGGAATGAACCCGCGCCTTACGGTATGGTGCTGGTGAAACGCGGTTCGGTGAAAATGGGACCTGACAAGCAGGATAGCTTGTGGGGAACAATCGTTCCTTCACGGGAGATTTCGGTAGAGTCTTTCTGGATGGACGATACCGAAGTGACCGTTGCCGAATATAAACAGTTTGTCAACTGGGTGCGCGACTCCATTATCCGCGAGCGCCTGGCAGATCCTGCTTATGGCGGTAATGAATTATATAAGATAGAAGAAGATCGGGAAGGAAATCCTATCAAACCTTATCTGAATTGGTCGAAGCCTATTCCTTGGAGGCGGGCGACAGAAGATGAGCAGATGGCTATTGAGAGCGTATATAAACGTCATCCTATCGACGGTACGCTGATGCTGGATGCCGGTCAGATGAATTATTATTATGAGATTTATGATTATGCTGAGGCAGCCAAGCGCCACAATCGCTTGAATCCTTCCGAACGTGTCAAGAACACCGATATACAGGTAAACCCGGAAGAAGTGGTTATGATAACAAAGGATACGGCATACATTGATGATGAAGGGCGGATTGTGAACCGTACCATTACCCGTCCGTTGTCCAGCGAATGGGATTTCCTGAATAGTTATATTGTGAATATCTATCCCGATACGACCTGTTGGGTGAATGACTTCCCGAACGCGAATAATGAGCAGTATATGCGTCTGTATTTCAACCATCCCAGTTACAACGAACATCCGGTGGTGGGGGTCAGTTGGGAACAGGCGAATGCATTCTGTGCTTGGCGCACGAACTATCTGCTTGCAGGTCTGCGCGGGCAGGCGAAGTATATCCAGCGCTACCGTCTGCCGACTGAGGCGGAGTGGGAGTTTGCCGCACGAGGCCGAGAAGACAACAAATATCCCTGGAAGGACAGTGAAGAAACGAAGGATGACCGGGGATGCTACAATGCAAACTATAAGCCGGGTAAAGGAAATTACACCAAAGACGGCAATCTGATATCAACCCGTGTGGGGGCTTATACGCCTAATTCGAACGGATTGTATGACATGGCAGGTAATGTGGCGGAGTGGACTTCGACGGCTTATACCGAGTCCGGAGTTTTGCAAGCAAGTGACATCAATCCGGATATTCAGTATAATGCCGCACCGGATGACCCGTATGCGTTGAAAAAGAAAGTGGTGCGTGGAGGTTCATGGAAAGATGTGAACGCGTTTATCCGTTCGGATGCCCGTACGGCGGAGTATCAGAATGAACAACGCTCGTATGTAGGGTTCCGTTGTGTACGTACGCAAGTGGGATATAATAAGAAGGGAAAATGA
- the gldL gene encoding gliding motility protein GldL, which translates to MMEKDTVNKKRDFGQKLQDFMASYRGKVIMNYAYSWGAAIVIAGTLFKLTHLPGANLMLWIGMGTEVLVFFISAFDLPRRQTETTPSAGVVVVGDAITGNAAIGNADGWANDSYKGQSSSSNQPVSVTVGANHYSPGTPAPAFTPEMEETTQAYIAQLKEMTEMLSRFTAQAESLSHDAEQMSALNRNLAGINAIYEMQLRSASTQINTIDQVHEQTRKMARQIEELNAVYARMLQAVQVK; encoded by the coding sequence ATGATGGAGAAAGACACTGTAAATAAAAAGAGGGATTTCGGGCAAAAGTTGCAGGACTTTATGGCGAGTTACCGTGGCAAGGTCATTATGAATTATGCCTATAGCTGGGGTGCTGCCATTGTTATTGCAGGCACATTGTTTAAACTGACGCACTTGCCCGGTGCCAATCTGATGTTATGGATTGGGATGGGAACGGAAGTTCTGGTATTTTTCATTTCTGCATTTGACTTGCCGAGAAGACAGACGGAGACAACCCCATCCGCTGGTGTTGTTGTGGTGGGAGATGCTATAACCGGCAATGCTGCAATCGGCAATGCTGACGGATGGGCGAATGATTCTTATAAAGGACAATCTTCTTCTTCAAATCAGCCGGTATCAGTGACTGTAGGAGCGAATCATTATTCACCCGGAACTCCGGCTCCTGCTTTTACTCCTGAAATGGAAGAAACTACGCAGGCTTACATAGCCCAACTGAAAGAAATGACAGAAATGCTTTCGCGCTTTACGGCACAGGCTGAATCTCTCTCACATGATGCTGAGCAGATGAGTGCCTTAAACCGTAATCTTGCAGGTATCAATGCTATCTATGAGATGCAGCTTCGCAGTGCCAGCACTCAGATCAATACAATTGATCAGGTGCATGAGCAAACCCGTAAGATGGCGCGTCAGATAGAAGAATTGAATGCTGTCTATGCCCGCATGTTGCAAGCTGTGCAGGTTAAGTGA
- the gldM gene encoding gliding motility protein GldM: protein MSLNTNPDSPRQKMINLMYIVLMAMLALNVSSDVLNGFSLVDESLSRTTANSTVQNQSLYDGLAGANERNPEKIGPWFEKAVRVKNMSDSLYTYVDELKLRIVKEADGKNGDVANISNKEDLEAASFVMLAPGSGQGKALFNRINQYRENILTLVTDPIQQKIIRDNLGTEVPRKASAAGKNWQEYIFENTPVAAAVTLLTKLQSDVRYAEGEVLHLLTQNTDVQDVRVNQLQAYVIPTSQNVVRGGTYSARVILAAVDSTQRPSIYIAGEKQPDNAEGWFETVCNRTGEFSLDGYLELAQGNGEVLRREFSQKYTVVEPTATVSATMMNVLYAGYDNPISISVPGVPGGQVQASIVNGNGTLNRAGNGYIAHPTTIGKDVVIRVMASVGGRTQSMGDYTYRVRQLPDPSPFIEYTEDGTPKRYRGGRGLSKAILMNTPGIVAAIDDGLLNINFRVLGFETVFFDNMGNAVPEVSSGASFSTRQKDMFRRLSRGKRFYISRVRAVGPDGVERLLPTTLEVIVN from the coding sequence ATGTCTCTGAATACCAACCCGGATTCTCCGCGTCAGAAGATGATAAACCTGATGTATATCGTCTTGATGGCGATGCTGGCGCTCAACGTTTCGTCGGATGTGCTGAATGGTTTTTCATTGGTAGATGAAAGTCTTTCCCGTACAACGGCAAATTCTACCGTGCAGAATCAATCGCTGTATGACGGGCTTGCCGGTGCCAACGAACGTAATCCTGAGAAAATAGGACCGTGGTTTGAGAAAGCAGTACGTGTGAAGAATATGTCCGATTCGCTCTATACCTATGTGGATGAATTGAAACTACGCATTGTGAAGGAAGCGGATGGCAAGAATGGGGATGTTGCCAATATCTCCAATAAAGAAGACTTGGAAGCTGCTTCTTTTGTGATGCTTGCACCCGGTAGCGGACAGGGCAAAGCGCTGTTCAACCGCATCAATCAATACCGGGAAAATATTCTGACTCTTGTTACCGATCCGATACAACAGAAGATTATCCGTGATAATTTGGGTACCGAAGTACCGCGTAAGGCATCAGCAGCCGGAAAAAACTGGCAGGAATATATCTTTGAAAATACTCCGGTGGCCGCGGCTGTCACCCTATTAACCAAACTGCAAAGTGATGTGCGCTATGCCGAAGGTGAAGTATTGCATTTGCTGACGCAGAATACCGATGTGCAGGATGTACGTGTAAATCAACTTCAGGCTTATGTCATTCCTACCTCTCAGAATGTGGTGCGTGGTGGTACGTACAGTGCCCGTGTCATTCTGGCTGCTGTGGATTCTACCCAGCGCCCTTCTATTTACATAGCCGGTGAAAAGCAACCGGATAATGCCGAAGGATGGTTCGAAACTGTTTGTAACCGTACAGGGGAGTTTTCTTTGGATGGTTATCTGGAGTTGGCGCAAGGGAATGGCGAAGTGCTTCGCAGAGAGTTCTCACAGAAATATACGGTGGTGGAACCTACTGCTACGGTTTCTGCTACAATGATGAATGTACTCTATGCCGGATATGATAATCCGATCAGTATTTCTGTTCCCGGAGTGCCGGGGGGACAGGTACAGGCAAGTATTGTGAATGGAAACGGAACTCTGAATCGTGCCGGAAACGGGTATATTGCTCATCCTACGACTATCGGTAAAGATGTAGTGATTCGTGTGATGGCATCCGTTGGCGGACGTACGCAGTCGATGGGGGATTATACTTATCGTGTGCGCCAGTTGCCTGATCCTTCACCGTTTATAGAATATACGGAAGACGGGACACCTAAACGATATCGGGGGGGGCGTGGATTATCTAAAGCAATTTTGATGAATACTCCCGGCATTGTAGCTGCTATTGATGATGGTTTGTTGAATATCAACTTCCGGGTGCTGGGATTTGAAACTGTTTTCTTTGATAATATGGGAAATGCCGTGCCGGAAGTGTCTTCGGGGGCTTCATTCTCTACACGTCAGAAAGATATGTTCCGCCGTTTATCCAGAGGTAAACGTTTCTATATTTCCCGAGTTCGTGCGGTGGGGCCGGATGGGGTGGAGCGTTTGCTGCCTACTACGTTGGAAGTGATTGTGAATTAA
- the gldN gene encoding gliding motility protein GldN, with translation MKLSLKLMIAVTLCALNLSVGWAQRQYPGSPGLPEDVVWMREIYRTLDLTKDTNGALYYPVEPQGNKMNLFATVFRLLAQKKIPAYEYQLDGTERLQKDAEVTFRDVLDRFQIYYELKKVANRRDSVLSISNSDIPSADVLSYFVKEVWYFDQRTSTYGSVITAICPVLHRSEEFSSEKVKLPMFWVNYKDLVPYLTQTKVSVSNYNNAANSTWDDFFTARLYKGDIYKTTNLQNRTLSQYCPTDSAMVKEQKRIEKELVDFENTLYGRDLIEETDSVSTASGIKTAKTNSKKRGRDNAVTTKSKSSSSSKSKSSAGKSQSVSKREAAAPKASVRRQRR, from the coding sequence ATGAAACTTTCCTTGAAACTCATGATAGCTGTCACACTCTGTGCGCTGAATCTTTCAGTGGGGTGGGCGCAAAGGCAATATCCGGGTTCGCCTGGCTTGCCGGAGGATGTGGTGTGGATGCGCGAAATCTATCGTACGTTGGATTTGACAAAGGATACCAATGGTGCATTATACTATCCGGTAGAACCACAGGGAAATAAGATGAATCTTTTCGCTACCGTGTTCCGTTTGCTGGCGCAAAAGAAGATTCCGGCTTATGAATATCAGCTGGATGGTACGGAGCGCCTTCAGAAAGATGCTGAGGTGACTTTCCGTGATGTGCTGGATCGCTTTCAAATTTATTATGAACTGAAGAAAGTGGCAAATCGCCGTGACAGTGTTTTGTCTATCAGTAATAGTGATATACCTTCAGCGGATGTATTGAGTTACTTTGTGAAGGAGGTATGGTATTTTGATCAGCGTACTTCTACTTATGGCTCAGTGATAACGGCTATCTGTCCGGTGTTGCATCGTTCGGAAGAATTCAGTTCGGAGAAAGTGAAGTTACCTATGTTTTGGGTGAACTATAAAGACTTGGTTCCCTATCTGACTCAGACAAAAGTCTCCGTTAGCAATTATAATAATGCGGCAAACAGTACTTGGGATGACTTCTTTACGGCACGTTTATATAAAGGAGATATTTATAAAACAACCAATCTGCAAAATCGTACTTTGTCACAATATTGCCCTACGGATAGCGCCATGGTGAAAGAGCAGAAGCGGATTGAAAAAGAACTGGTGGATTTTGAAAATACATTGTATGGCAGGGACCTTATAGAAGAAACGGATTCGGTTTCTACAGCTTCGGGAATAAAAACAGCGAAGACTAATTCGAAGAAAAGGGGGCGTGACAATGCTGTTACAACCAAAAGTAAATCTTCTTCCTCATCAAAGTCAAAATCTTCCGCAGGTAAGTCCCAATCGGTATCTAAGCGGGAAGCAGCAGCCCCGAAGGCGTCAGTACGACGACAACGCCGTTGA
- a CDS encoding porin family protein has product MKKIFSAFIIAVGCMFMAMPAQAQLIKWGVKGGVNLTKIDWDGGYKGNKDNSAGFFIGPMAEITIPIVGLGVDGALLFSQRGKGDVKQIGAEVPINLKYTIGLGSLLGVYFAAGPDFFFDFDKKDNVDRKKTQVGLNLGVGVKLIKHLQVGVNYQFPMGDSFKWKEVGHAIGAKNKTWQISAAYLF; this is encoded by the coding sequence ATGAAGAAGATTTTTAGTGCTTTCATTATAGCTGTAGGCTGTATGTTTATGGCTATGCCTGCTCAGGCTCAACTCATTAAATGGGGTGTAAAGGGTGGTGTCAACTTGACAAAGATAGACTGGGATGGCGGATATAAAGGTAACAAGGACAACTCTGCCGGTTTCTTTATTGGTCCGATGGCTGAAATTACGATTCCTATTGTAGGCCTGGGTGTTGATGGTGCTTTGTTATTCTCGCAGAGAGGTAAGGGTGACGTAAAACAAATCGGAGCGGAAGTTCCCATCAATCTGAAATATACGATTGGCTTGGGTAGTTTGCTGGGTGTTTATTTTGCAGCTGGTCCTGATTTCTTCTTTGATTTTGACAAGAAGGACAACGTTGACCGGAAGAAAACTCAGGTAGGGCTTAATCTGGGAGTCGGTGTGAAGCTGATCAAGCACTTGCAAGTAGGCGTAAACTATCAGTTCCCGATGGGCGACAGCTTTAAATGGAAAGAGGTAGGTCATGCCATCGGTGCAAAGAATAAGACTTGGCAAATATCTGCCGCTTATCTCTTCTAA
- the priA gene encoding primosomal protein N' codes for MKKFVDVILPLPLPRYFTYSLPEEWADEVQMGCRVVVSFGRKKYYTAIVRNVHYCEPADYEVKEVSALLDAHPILLPEQFKFWEWLADYYLCTQGDVYKAALPSGLKLESETMVEYNPDFESEVRLPEREQKILDLLSAEPEQCVTKLEKDSGLKNILSVIKSLLDKEAIFVKEELRRTYKPKTETRVRLADEVRNEKRLQELFDELARAPKQLDLLMKYIELSGILGGDGLKSFPKEVNKKELLLRASASPAVFNGLVDKHIFEVYQQEVGRLNSVLREILPINPLNEHQQMAHDEIVRSFQSKNVCLLHGVTASGKTEIYIHLIEEAVRQGKQVLYLLPEIALTTQITERLQRVFGDRLGIYHSKFPDAERVEIWQKQLTEKGYDIILGVRSSVFLPFRNLGLVIVDEEHENTYKQQDPAPRYHARNAAIILAAMYGAKTLLGTATPSIETWHNASSGKYGLVELKERYKEIQLPEIIPVDIHELHRKKRMNGPFSPLLLQYIHEALDQKQQVILFQNRRGFAPMIECNTCGWVPKCKNCDVSLTFHKGLNQLTCHYCGYTYQLPHKCPACEGTDLRNRGFGTEKIEDDIKILFPEAAVARMDLDTTRTRSAYERIIADFEQGKTDILIGTQMVSKGLDFDHVSVVGILNADTMLNYPDFRSYERAFQLMAQVAGRAGRKNKRGRVILQTKSIDHPIIAQVIHNDFDQMVAGQLAERQMFHYPPYYRLVYVYLKNRNEQLLDLMAQTMSGKLRAVFGNRVLGPDKPPVARIQTLFIRKIIVKIEYNAPMARARELLVQVQKEMVAEDRFKSLIVYYDVDPM; via the coding sequence ATGAAGAAATTTGTGGATGTCATATTGCCTTTGCCTCTGCCCCGCTATTTTACCTATTCTTTGCCTGAGGAATGGGCGGATGAGGTGCAAATGGGGTGTCGGGTGGTAGTTTCGTTCGGGCGTAAGAAGTACTATACAGCGATTGTACGTAACGTACATTATTGTGAGCCGGCGGATTATGAGGTAAAAGAAGTATCTGCATTATTGGATGCCCATCCGATTTTATTGCCGGAACAATTTAAGTTCTGGGAGTGGCTGGCAGATTATTATCTCTGTACACAAGGCGATGTTTATAAGGCTGCTCTTCCTTCCGGTCTGAAATTGGAGAGCGAGACGATGGTAGAGTATAATCCGGATTTTGAATCGGAAGTTCGTTTGCCGGAGCGTGAGCAGAAGATATTGGATTTGCTCTCTGCGGAGCCCGAACAGTGTGTGACGAAACTGGAAAAAGACAGCGGTCTCAAGAATATACTTTCCGTAATTAAATCCTTACTGGATAAGGAGGCCATCTTTGTAAAAGAAGAACTTCGCCGGACTTATAAGCCAAAGACCGAAACGCGTGTGCGACTGGCGGACGAAGTACGGAATGAAAAACGGCTGCAAGAACTTTTTGATGAATTGGCGCGTGCTCCGAAGCAACTGGATTTACTGATGAAATACATCGAATTATCCGGTATTTTGGGAGGTGACGGGCTGAAAAGTTTTCCCAAAGAGGTTAATAAGAAAGAACTATTGCTGCGGGCATCCGCTTCGCCGGCTGTGTTCAATGGCTTGGTAGATAAACATATCTTTGAAGTTTACCAACAGGAAGTGGGACGGCTGAACTCCGTTCTTCGGGAAATTCTTCCCATTAATCCTTTGAATGAACATCAACAAATGGCACACGATGAGATTGTACGAAGCTTCCAATCCAAGAATGTGTGTCTGCTCCATGGGGTAACTGCCAGCGGGAAAACAGAAATCTATATTCATTTGATAGAAGAAGCTGTCCGGCAGGGAAAACAAGTGCTGTACCTGCTACCTGAAATAGCTCTTACCACTCAGATAACCGAACGTCTGCAACGGGTGTTCGGCGATCGTTTAGGAATTTATCATTCTAAATTTCCGGATGCCGAGCGTGTAGAAATCTGGCAGAAGCAGCTGACGGAAAAGGGATATGATATTATCCTTGGAGTTCGTTCTTCTGTTTTCCTGCCTTTTCGTAACCTCGGGTTGGTGATTGTGGATGAAGAACATGAGAATACCTATAAACAACAGGATCCGGCTCCCCGTTATCATGCCCGGAATGCGGCAATCATATTGGCGGCCATGTATGGTGCCAAGACCTTGCTGGGCACAGCTACCCCTTCTATTGAAACCTGGCATAATGCTTCTTCCGGAAAGTATGGACTGGTGGAGCTGAAAGAGCGGTATAAAGAAATTCAATTACCGGAAATTATCCCCGTGGATATCCATGAGTTGCATCGCAAGAAGCGTATGAACGGACCATTCTCGCCGCTGTTGCTTCAATATATTCATGAGGCTTTGGATCAAAAGCAACAAGTCATCTTGTTTCAGAACCGGCGTGGCTTTGCTCCGATGATTGAGTGTAATACGTGCGGGTGGGTGCCGAAGTGCAAAAACTGTGATGTGAGTCTGACATTTCACAAAGGATTGAATCAGCTGACTTGCCATTACTGCGGTTATACCTATCAATTGCCCCATAAGTGCCCGGCTTGCGAAGGTACTGACTTGCGCAATCGTGGGTTTGGTACAGAGAAGATAGAAGATGATATCAAGATTTTGTTTCCCGAAGCCGCTGTTGCCCGTATGGATTTGGATACCACCCGTACCCGTTCTGCTTATGAACGTATCATTGCGGATTTTGAGCAGGGGAAAACGGATATACTGATAGGTACACAGATGGTTTCTAAAGGATTGGACTTTGATCATGTCAGTGTAGTAGGTATTCTGAATGCAGATACGATGTTGAATTATCCTGATTTCCGTTCGTATGAGCGTGCTTTTCAGTTGATGGCACAAGTGGCAGGACGTGCCGGACGGAAGAATAAACGAGGACGTGTGATTTTGCAGACGAAAAGTATCGATCACCCTATTATAGCCCAGGTCATCCATAACGATTTTGACCAGATGGTGGCGGGACAGCTTGCTGAACGTCAGATGTTCCACTACCCGCCTTACTATCGTTTGGTGTACGTCTATCTGAAAAACCGCAACGAGCAACTGCTTGACTTGATGGCACAAACCATGTCAGGCAAGTTGCGTGCAGTCTTCGGTAATCGTGTGTTGGGACCGGATAAACCGCCTGTTGCCCGGATACAAACATTATTTATCCGAAAGATTATTGTCAAGATAGAGTATAATGCTCCGATGGCTCGCGCCCGTGAACTGTTGGTGCAGGTTCAGAAAGAGATGGTGGCGGAGGATCGTTTTAAATCTTTAATCGTCTATTATGATGTAGATCCAATGTAA